The Maylandia zebra isolate NMK-2024a linkage group LG1, Mzebra_GT3a, whole genome shotgun sequence DNA segment ctactgcccctcccccctctgcccagcgtaaagcacaaggctggcATGCtgagtgaagcagaaaaaaagtgcgagagagagggtgagagaaagaaaaaaaaaaaaaacacacgtgacggctcgcaataaggagccggctcgcgtcgttcacgtcaaagagccggctctaagagccatttcgttcgcgaacgacccatcactagttCAGATGAGTTCAGTGAGAAGCGCTAAACGTCCAAATTTACGGAAAAGCACACTTAGCGATTCAGTTTCTTCAACTTTCGTTTTAAGTGAAGGTAAGTGCAATCTTTAGACTAAAAATCAACAAGTACAAAAACAGAGTATGTTTTGGCTTCACATCTTACTTTTAATATATGTGTTTCAAatctgaacattttaaaaatgatatcCAGTTGATTATGTCAGAAAAGCACTTTTTAGTAGCTACATTCTACTGTAAAGGTGATTTTACTGCTTACCTGTTAGACGCAGCTTGTCTGATAAAAATTGATTTCCTTTTGTATATTaactataaaaacaaagagtttTTAATTCTTAAAGACCCTTTTATACGATTTTAGGCCAAATTCTATATTaactataataaataaatatctatctatctatctataaacAATGAGTTTTTAGTTCTAGTGTGAATGTCTCTAAAGACTTTGACAGGATTTTGGGCCAAATTCATTTAGTTGCTTTGACTCTTTCTTTACTGCTGTGgtgatttcctctttttctgaaTTTTAACAGCTACATTGTgaacaaacaaactgacatGTGAAAGAGATTTTTTTGCAAGAAAATGTTGTGATCTGTTGCTATGATATGAATCATAACAATATCACGCTTTGTTTTTGAAGACACTGGGAAAATAAAATTCTGTATTAAGAGCGGATTTCATAAATGGGTGTGATTCAAATATTATTCTGTTCATTAAAAAGAACAAGCTGGCACCGTGAAGTTTATATCTAAGAGAATCTGCACTGATTTGCTTCTGATGGAAACATGCTCAAATCATAGTTATGAAGTCTGATAAGCTTTGCGTTAGAGACTCACTTAACCCCATGTTTCCCTTTCATTTTACAGCCATGTTGAGAAGAAGCCAAAGACTTCAGTCTAATGGCTATTACGGCAGCCAAGGAGAGCCGTTAATCTCCTACAAGGAGACTTTACACAGGTTAGTGCTGGTCTACATGTTCTTTGTTGTCATCCACTgacataaatggtaaatggcctgtatttatatagcgctttactagtccctaaggaccccaaagcgctttacatatccagtcatccacccattcacacactggtgatggtagctacattgtagccacagccaccctggggcgcactgacagaggcgaggctgccggacactggcgccaccgggccctctgaccaccaccagtaggcaacgggtgaagtgttttgcccaaggacacaacgaccgagactgtccaagccggggctcgaaccggcaaccttccgattacaaggcgaactcccaactcttgagccacgatcgacaTAGATGCATGTTTTGTAATCATAATCCATTTGTTCCTCCATGTACATTTTTTCTtacatgattttgttttttctattctGAATTTTTAAAAGGCGACAGCCCCGTCCAGTCCCTGACAATAACGACCAAGACACAGTTGAATACAACACTGATGACTGTGACACTGTGGACTACAACTACGATGACTGTGACACTGTGGACTACAACTATGATGACCGTGACACTGTGGACTACACCACTGATGATTTTATTGACTACAGTAGTGGCAGCAGCAGAGGTCTCTTTAGAGCCATCAAGGCATTGGGACTTTTGGTCCTCATGCTGGCCTTGTGTTTTGGTAAATGATCTCCTTCCACAAACAATTACAGTCTTTCTAGTACTATGTGCTTTTCTTCTGGATTAAGCTTCTCTTCTTattctgtgtttctcttcataCACCAGGATTGATTTTCAGTATTAGAGGGCTGAAAATGGACTTTTCCACCCCGTTCATGAGTGAGGTATGAAAAACATATGAGGCTCATAATATGAAATGTACTTTTTTGCTGAAAATTTATTTAGATAATGCCAGTTTAATATTGTCATAAAGCTGTTACGTAAACGTAAATGGTCTCTTCTCAATTGTAGTACTCGGTGGACAGGCAGGTACAAGACATTCAGGATACCCGTGAGTACACTCTACCATTAGACACATGCACATAGACTTTTCTTACTTTGCTATCTGTATATCCTCCCTCATAATAATCaccatcttttttttgtctctcaggACCACAGTGTAGATTTCATCCGCTACATCACGCTGCATCTACTGAACAAGTGGGGCAATTGCGAGGATTCGTGTCTACGCAGCTTTCGAGTTCAAAGAAAGCTGGCACAACCAAATTCCCATGAAACcatctttaaaagaaaagagaggaaaaatgtGAAAGTGAATCAGGCTGCAACACATATTTAAATATTGTATAAGGGAAAAAATGTCCATTTAACCCATTTTTTTCCTCAAGCGAATGTCCATCCTACCAGGTAAGACATGTCTGATTAAGATGTTTGCAgtctgattcacctcacccccaaccagccGTGGCAGAGGgcttgcccctccctgagtctggctctgccagaggtttcttcctgttaaaagggagtttttcctctccactgttgccaagtgcttgctcaaaggggatcatctgattgttggggtttttcttctcttatattgtagggtttttactCTACATatacagtgcttaacaaatttattacATCACCTGTCATAGAAATAAGAACACCCCAAATTCTTACATTAGGTGATGTTCAACTAACTTTGTTAAGCGCTGTGTTATTGTGAATTGGCCCTCAAATGGAACTCATTTGGACTGAATTAAATTtcttgtaaaacataaaaattctCTAAATTGTCTCCACTGGAAATTTAGAGatatttttaaaacaacacGAATAAAAttttaagaagaagaaattttTCATGTCTTTTGGTATTCTTAATTGTCAGTGTATATTAAACAAGCGTGAtaaggccggggtctttctgtgtggagtttgcatgttctccccgtgtctgcgtgggttccctccgggtactccggcttcctcccaccgtccaaagacatgcagtttgtggggataggttaattggataatccaaattgccactaggtgtgaatgtgcgagtgaatgtgagtatgaatggttgtctgtccttgtgtgttagccctgcgacagactggcgacctgtccagggtgtaccccgcccctcgccccatgacagctgggattggctccagtaccccccacgaccctgaaaGGGATAAGCGgtagcaaatggatggatggatgaattttGCAGATTtcactggaaatttttatttaataaccCCAAATTTGGACTTATTGATAACAGAAACAAGCTTCTACACTCATTTTATTTAGTTCTGTTAATTTCAAAACAaagcttcttttcctttttcttgacTAATGGTGTCACCTCCTGTAAGTTGGCATGACTTTTGAGTCATATGTATAAATTCTAAATGAGTGAAAGTCAGGGACTGGGCCAGATCGGACGGTCTGAGGCAGCTTTGTTCTGGTCTCCACCTCTGTGTGGAGTTGCTTCCTTTAGCTCATCCACTCACATCTGCAGGTAGTTTGAAATCAAGAGGCTGTGCATTTAGGAGCTGTGGTGATAGATCTCCACCAGTTTGTATTCCTGCCATGGTAGTAAATGGGCTCTGTCTCTTGTCTTCATTTCTCTGCGTTTACTCTTTAGTAACTTTTGTATATTATCTTCTCTGTAGAACTACACACCTGCTACTATATAACTCATCTGGAAATCTTACCTCTCCCGTCTCAAAGAAGACCCACCCAgctccccctcttcccagcaGCACTTTGAAAACAAATACTGAAAACACGAATCCCACCATCTGGCTCTGTTTTTGGGGCTCAGTAACAGTCGAATCATGGCACTGAAAATTCTTTTTTAATGGTATCCGTCATGTTCTCTAGGAAGTGGTTGGAGAGCTCAACCTCACAGCTGTGTAAACTTTCATGTGCTCTTCTACTAAAAACacttaaagtgctttacacaacttgcctcattcacccagaAGATCCATTAGAGCTGATTGAGGAGCATCAGGGTGCAGAAGTAAGCTTGAGAGaaggtgagaaagaaaagacacaacCAACATGAGCACAGGGACAAACTAGGGTCACACACAACTTTATACAAGTaaagacacacatacatgtacaGTAGTGCAAAGAATATTATGTAAAGCCGCTCGACAATAGTGGAAAGTATACCAATAAAGTGTATCAATATGAGTCAAAGTGTGCGTCTGCAGTTCAGCATCAACAAATAAAGTTAACAGGAGTTCATGTGACTAGTTCACATGACATAGAAATCAGCTTTTAAACAGAGTGCAGTTATGGGTTTCTTCAAATATTAACTAGGTGACAATAAATGTCACCCACAGATCCACCAATTAAACTGCAAACAAGATATGATCAGCGTTAATTGTTCACTgtttcaaaagaaaataaagtccTTGTTATAACATGTCTGTGACACAGATGTTTTTGAAGCTGTTGTTAAAGTTGTTTACACCAACGTTTAAATCTAATACAACAGGAAGGAAGAGCAAAAATGGTCACAACTATTACTAACAGTGTGACTCACAGTAGTAATTGCTTCATTCAATCTGCCACATCAGAGCACTCTACCTGAAAAAagaacagcaggtgtgtttttgtaacattttttaaagaaaaaaaaacagtgccccttataatcctgtgTGCCCTATGTAtaaattctggttgtgtttactgacctcgaaacgattgtatgtggtacacggcgctcgatctgtcaaatgtttcagtacgactttgctaagctacgaagccgcaccgcttgatggattgtcggagcattacggctatcgtaggcaggagccttgCGGAGGCTGAAAATGGCCGAAACGCCCgatgaatccaaggtccactaCTGACGATATGATAATCTAGATCAGATCTCTAATCCCTAAACCTATCCAAGGAAGAAAAAATGACAGattagcctgggtaaaagactgaAAGTTGAGGCACACAACGATGTGTGCTGCTGGGAAAGTTTCTGGGCTACCTTTCCTCATAACAGCCATCCCTCAAGAGTCTCTCCATTTAAATCGATGCATTATCAGGGActgtaacatctagtcctttttACTGAATCAGCAAACATCATTCCTGTCACAAGGCAGAAGCTGCAATCACCTTTTGCCAAACTTACATATCTTATATTCACCCAGTTAAAAAGTGTCATTGacattaaaaagtgttttttaagaGTGATCTGGCCAAgagcagggctctagactaacttttctCCATGGGGCgcaccggcacaaaagttaggcgcactcaaatttttcaaccgcatTGCTcaacaccgcagttttacatgtgcactttttggggggggaagttgcagtccatacagacaatattcatttctaaattattaactaacaaTCTTGTGCTTTAAGTGTTTtgtcaatattgtagaaaatgttaaacttaatcatcatctCGGCCTCCTCTGACAACCTgtttgctgttgcatgctgctgaaaggcagtggggagaggggacacttggacagtgcatttattgcagcatataatgtgttttctggatacactgtgctttttcagcattcaaagactGACTGCactgtgtcagagcactggctatgaatttcagacggatcaggccttaacttaacaaaaaagttatcaatagttcttttcatcttttcttgttactcacagctacatccacttctgtcgggcctaggctgctcactagggctgggtatcatcactgatttctataatccatttgattccggttctcaaagtcccaattcgattcaatttagcctcagacagtcagaaatattataattctgatcatttatcagtactgatacatgtgtgacttcatcagaattgtgaacatcacagcagatgcctttgtgtcaaagtaactgagaataaaacacagaaaaacattaaggaGATTTTtctggcctggctttttatagcagataaccttaaaaatattctgaaaTATTCtgtaattttgcataattttaaaaagtttaaatctcttcagtattgaacagcagaaattaggctttccTGTCcaaggtcatttaagtgaaaaaagaaaaagaaaagaaaacgacagtggccgacagcgctgtaaacaacggtagactggtgggtaataagagaatgaataatgcagaaaacagagatttgagacgggaaactgttcttgaagtacaaagagagagagagagagctgtgcattaggtgtgatttttatcgtggtggaagcaaaacagcaaaagtcagagggaattcatgacgatgtttatcaaatgtgaagcgcagtttgctgcttgttttgctgctggctctgcAAATTTTGGTTGGatagagacaaaacctgcagctcagaatcagcgcaaaactatttcaacaaccaccaaacagcaaatgagagcaggtacacggattccacacaaagacgtaaacacagagcggacCCGATGCATCAGAATCGGtgagctccgacagcgtgtccgtctacgggccgtcgggtgagaatgccgagaaagacaaagctgattctgatgcgtcgggtccactctgtgtttacgtctttgtgtggaatccgtgtacctgctctcatttgctgtttggtggttgttgaaatagttttgtgagctttaatctgagaatctggcgtttctgacaaaacacagttatatttaaagctactcacctccctcTATCCatctgcactttcaactggaccacggccaaatagagaggtcccgcccttgactatctctgattggtttggTCCATGagaggggcataatgtgtgtctgttgttgaccacacggagagttgcataaattttttttgtttttttgttacccAAACAGTTggtgcaaccaaatattttttttagtcgcaccagtgaaaaatttggtcgcatttgcgaccaaattggtcgcactctagagtcCTGCAAGAGGATAGCAGAAATGGcaacaaatataacaataaaGATATTTTAGTTGGCATAGAAGGACTAATGTGTATTACCAAAATAAAGAGCCTGTAATGTCTTCTTTAACAGATCCGCGAACCAGGTCCGGATCGGAGTCCACTTGCACAGCGAGTCTGGAACTTGATTTGGATCCAGTCGTTTCCCAGCTCATCCGAACCGGATCCGCTGTTGATTATAAGCTAGAATGATGCCCGCTAATGTTTGGCTCGAGTGTCCTAACGGCTATTATGGTTGCCAAGGAGAGCCCTTAATCTCCTACAAGGAGACTTTACACAGGTTAGTGCTGGTCTACATGTTCTTTGTTGTCATCCACTGACATAGATGCATGTTTTGTAATCATAATCCATTTGTTCTTCCATGTAGATTTTTTCTtacatgattttgttttttctgtgcagAGTTTCCAAAAGGCGACGGCCCCGTCCAGTCCCTGACAATATTGACCAAGACACAGTTGAATACAACACTGATGACCGTGACACTGTGGACTACAACACTGATGATTTTGTTGACTACAGTAGTGACAGCAACAGAGGTCTCTTTagagcagggctgcccaatcccagtcctcgagagctactatcctgcagcttttagatgcatccctactccaacacagctgaatcaaatggtttgattacctcttcagcatgccatcatgtttggcaaaggcctgataacaagccattcatttgattcgggtgtgtgggaacaaggatgcatctaaaagctgcaggacggtagctctcgaggaccgggattgggcacccctgctttAGAGCCATGAACGCATTGGGACTTTTGGTCCTCCTGCTGGCCTTGTGGTAGTACTACGTGCTTTTCTTCAGGATTAAGCTTCTCTTCTTattctgtgtttctcttcatcCACCAGGATTGATTTTCAGTATTGGAGGGCTGAAAATGGACTTTTCCACCCTGTTCATGAGTGAGgtataaaaaacatattaagCTCATAATATATTCCATGAAAATTACTCAGATAATGCcgttttattatatattattattaaatagacTTTTCAATCCAGAGTACTTCGAGATTAGCACCCGCTGCTATCTGTATATCCTCCCTCATAGTAATCACAGTATTCCTAAATTTACCATCCTTTCAAGAGTTAAAAAACTTTTGTCCGACTAAcccatcttgttttttttgtctctcaggACCACAAAGTAGATGTCATCCACTCCATCACACTGCATGTGTTGAACAACTGGGGCAATCGTGAGTATTCTTGTCTGTACAGCTTCCGAGTTCATTCCTTATgtataaaagaaaagagaggaaaaatgtGAAAGTGAATCAGACTCCAAAACATATTGAAATAATTGTATTAGATCCAAAACATCCGGAAGCATAAACACaaataagcacacacacagaaagggggtaagcagagaaaacaacaaaacactacACACggaaaataaacatatttataaGGACCTCCCGAGGAGGACGACCCATGAGGATCGCCAGCCCGAGGTAAGTACAAAAAGACATAAGTCCTGGGTCCCCAGATCCAGGCCATGATATAAAGTGGTCAGTGTAACTGTTCTCCCAGGCAGTATTATAAAGGGTAgtatccaggcatccatgaaaaggAAGATTTATAAGGTTGAGGTGAGTTAGAAGTAAGCTAGCCAGCTGACATGATATATTTTGTACCGGCTAATGTATTTAATaaaacgcacacacgcacatacaacACTGCTAAAACAGTGGAAGTaaacaaaattgaaaatctcCATAACAGAGTTTTTTGGAGAGTTAGTTATGTTAGCCTAGTTGAGATTATCTATCTGCCAGGTGACTAGCTACAGTGGTGCCAGTACACACAGCAGCACTGCAAGTGTTTGTTAGAATGTTTAGGGTAAGCATTAACTTTCTTTCAATGTACGTGCATGTTGAGGGTCAGTCAGTGAGGTTCAGCTCCTGGGAGTGCCCGATTGGCAAAGATAAGTGCCATCATATGGCTGCATTGTTGATTTGGGTGGAGAAGAATGTGTATGGCACTGATGTGGAATGTGTATAGAAGAGCGTGAAATTATCCTAAGCAGAAGAAATTACTGCCAAGAGAGTGTCTGACATGACACCATCAACAACACAAGGTCagttattcatttaaaattcacTCTTTGTTCTAATTATTCTCTTAATTTTACTTAAAGCATTGTGTTTAATATTGAGACACACATGTAGTGAACATCAAAAAATTTAAAGTGTTCTTTAAGTGAAGAGTCCTATATAAATGCTCGATAGTATCTGATCTTAAAATTACTACttattaaaagtattttttgttttattttatttcagctgGAATCAAAAGACCTGTCACCCAGGAGGACAAAGAATGGGCAATGGCATCTCTCTCAAAACTTCAGCGTTTTACAGGGATGGGGTGGATTTTGAGTCCAGAAGGCCCTCAGGGAATTTGATATTTACTTTAACACATGGTATAAATTATACAGTTATGTAAACTCCTGTAAACTACA contains these protein-coding regions:
- the LOC143419771 gene encoding uncharacterized protein LOC143419771, with the protein product MSSVRSAKRPNLRKSTLSDSVSSTFVLSEAMLRRSQRLQSNGYYGSQGEPLISYKETLHRRQPRPVPDNNDQDTVEYNTDDCDTVDYNYDDCDTVDYNYDDRDTVDYTTDDFIDYSSGSSRGLFRAIKALGLLVLMLALCFGLIFSIRGLKMDFSTPFMSEYSVDRQVQDIQDTRPQCRFHPLHHAASTEQVGQLRGFVSTQLSSSKKAGTTKFP
- the LOC143421519 gene encoding uncharacterized protein LOC143421519, producing MMPANVWLECPNGYYGCQGEPLISYKETLHRVSKRRRPRPVPDNIDQDTVEYNTDDRDTVDYNTDDFVDYSSDSNRGLIFSIGGLKMDFSTLFMSEDHKVDVIHSITLHVLNNWGNPGIKRPVTQEDKEWAMASLSKLQRFTGMGWILSPEGPQGI